AGCTCTACGAGGAACTGCTGGCCGACACCGAGGCCACGCTGCCCACCCCGGTTGAGCGGCTGCGCGTGGCGCGCATCGCGGCCGGCGATGCGGCGGCGCTGGGCAGCTGGTTGGCCCAGGCGCAGGCCGTGGGCGCCGACGACGAAGCGGCGCGTGCGCTGCTGCGGCGCTGGGTGCCGGAATACCGCCCGGCTGCCGATGATCCCGCCCGTTCAACCCACGGCAGCACATGAAGAGTGCCCCGATCACTGGCATCGCCGGCCGAGACGGCCTTGCCAAGGTTTGCCAAGACATCTAGGCTGCCGGCATGAGCACAATGAACATTTCCTTGCCCGACAGCCTCAAGGCATTCGTCGACGAACAGGTCAGCCAGCGTGGCTACGGCACCAGCAGCGAGTACGTGCGCGAACTGATCCGCCGCGATCAGGATCGGCTGCAACTGCGCAACAGGCTGCTGGCGGGCGCTTCGTCGGCATCGACAGCGCCGGTGAACGAGACCTACTTCGAAGGCCTGCGCGAGCGGGTTCGCGGCGCGGCCCAGGTGGCGAGCAAGACACGCAGCCGGTCGTGAAGCCCAAGCCCGTCGTCCCGCGCGACAAGGCCCGGCAGGATGTCGAGGATGCACTCAGGACCTACATGGCCGAAGACGCCGAGGCTGCCGCGCTCGGTTTCATCGACGCCTTGGAGCAGGCCTACGCGCACATCGGGCGCTATCCTGCGACTGGGTCACCTCGCTACGCGCATGAACTGAATCTGCCGGGCCTGCGCTCCTGGCCGCTGACGCGCTACCCCTACCTCGTCTTCTATGTCGAGCGCTCGGACCGCGTCGATGTCTGGCGTGTGCTGCACGGCCAGCGCGACATCCCTGCGTGGATGCAGAACCCGGAAGACATCTGAGGCGGCAGCAAGCCTGCGGGCTGCGTGGTCGTGCGCGTCATGCATCAAGGCGCCATGCGCGCCACCAGCGCTGCCAGGCGTGTTTGCCAACCCGGGCCACTGGCTCGCCATCGTTCCAGGGCCTGGGGCTCCACACGCACGGTCAAACGGGCCTTCACCACCGCCGACTTGGGCCGACCACGCAGCTTGGCTTGCAGCGTGGCGGGCAGCTCGGGCAAGCGCCTGGCAGCGGCAGCCTCGTCAGCCGTCCATTCGGGGTTGTCGTCGTCAACCGGATGGGTCTTGGGTTTCCTGCTCATGGATGCGCACCTCTCCGAAATCGAGCTGCCCTGCGAGTGCAAACGACAGTCCGCGTTCCCGGATGTTGCGTTCGTTCTTTGCAGGGTCGAAGCTGACCTCCATGGCTATTTATTGTGCGCACGAAAAGTCGACTGTCAAGGCCCGGGCGTCATGGCTGCCCGCGCGCGCTGCCGCGGCGCTGGGTGCCGGCTGACCACCCGGCCACCGATAATCCCGCCAGTTCAACCTACGGCATCGCATGAAGAAGGCACTCATCACCGGCGTCACCGGCCAGGACGGCAGCTACCTCGCCGAGTTCCTGCTGGAGCAGGGCTACGAGGTGCACGGCATCAAGCGCCGCGCCTCGATGTTCAACACCCAGCGTGTCGACCACATCTACGAAGACCCGCACATCGACAACCGCCACTTCGTGCTGCACCACGGCGACCTGACCGACGGCAGCAACCTCACGCGCATCCTGCAGCAGGTGCAGCCCGACGAGGTCTACAACCTGGGCGCGCAAAGCCACGTGGCCGTGAGCTTTGAGGCGCCGGAGTACACGGCCGATGTCGACGCCCTGGGCACGCTGCGGCTGCTCGAGGCCATCCGCCTGCTGGGCCTGAAGGACCGCACGCGCTTCTACCAGGCCAGCACGTCCGAGCTCTACGGCCTGGTGCGCGAGACGCCGCAGACCGAGACCACGCCCTTCCACCCGCGCAGCCCCTACGGCGTGGCCAAGCTGTACGCGTACTGGATCACCGTCAACTACCGCGAGGCGTATGGCCTGTACGCCTGCAACGGCATCCTGTTCAACCACGAGAGCCCGCGCCGTGGCGAGACCTTCGTCACGCGCAAGGTCACGCGCGGCCTGGCCCAGGTGGCGCAGGGCCTGGCGCCGTGCCTGTACATGGGCAACCTGGGCGCCCTGCGCGACTGGGGCCACGCGAAGGACTACGTGCGCATGCAGTGGCTGATGCTGCAGCAGAGCCAGCCTGAGGACTACGTCATTGCCACCGGCGTGCAGCACTCGGTGCGCGACTTCATCGGCTGGACGGCCCAGGAGCTGGGCCTGCAACTGCGCTTTGAGGGCGAGGGCGCCGACGAGCGCGCCGTGGTGGCCGCCGTGCACGACGCCGCCAAGGCCCCGGCGGTGAAGCCGGGCGACGTGGTGGTGCGTGTCGACCCGCGTTACTTCAGGCCCGCCGAGGTGGAGACGCTGCTGGGCGACCCCGCCAAGGCCAAGCGCCAGCTGGGCTGGGAGCCGCGCATCACCGCGCGCGAGATGTGCGCCGAGATGGCCGCCGAAGACCTGAAGCTGGCGCGCCGCGCCGCGCTGCTGCGCGCCCACGGGCACGACGCGCCCGTGGCCAGCGAGGAACGCGGCGCGTGAACGCCGCCGCGGACCTGGACGCGCCGGTGTTCGTGGCCGGCCACCGCGGCATGGTGGGCTCGGCCATCGTGCGGCGGCTGGCGGCGCTGGGCCACCGCCGCATCCTCACGGCCCCGCGCGAGCAGCTCGATCTGGCCGACCAGGCCGCCGTGCGCGCCTGGCTGCAGCGCGAGCGGCCCACCGCCGTGGTGCTGGCAGCCGCCAAGGTGGGCGGCATCCAGGCCAACAACAGCTACCCGGCCGACTTCATCGCCGAGAACCTGCAGATCCAGCTCAACGTCATCGACGGGGCCCACCGTGCCGGCGTGCAGCGGCTGCTGTTCCTGGGATCGAGCTGCATCTACCCCCGCCTGGCGCCGCAGCCCCTGCGCGAAGACGCGCTGCTCACGGGCCCGCTCGAGCCCACCAACGAGCCCTACGCGGTGGCCAAGATTGCCGGCATCAAGCTGTGCGAGAGCTACAACCGCCAGCACGGGCGCGACTACCGCAGCGTGATGCCCACCAACCTGTACGGCCCGGGCGACAACTTCCACCCCGAGCACAGCCACGTCATCCCGGCGCTGATGCGCCGCTTTCACGAGGCCGCGCAGCGCGGCGACGCCGAGGTGGTGGTGTGGGGCAGCGGCACGCCCATGCGCGAGTTCCTGCACGTGGACGACATGGCCGCGGCCAGCGTGCACGTGCTGCACCTGCCGGCCGAGGTGTACCGCCAGCACACGCAGCCCATGCTCAGCCACATCAACGTGGGCACCGGCGTGGACTGCAGCATCCGCGAGCTGGCCGAGACGGTGGCCCGCGTCACGGGCTACGCTGGCCGGCTGGTGTGGGATGCGAGCAAGCCCGACGGCACGCCGCGCAAGCTGCTGGACGTATCGCGCCTGGCCGCGCTGGGCTGGCGCGCGGGCATCCCGCTGGAACAGGGCCTGCGAGAGACCTACGCGTGGTTCTGCGCGCACGCGGCGCACGTGCGCGGCTGAAGCGGGGCTTGCCCTGCTTGCCAAAGCCCCCGCGGGCACTTCGACAGGCTCAGTGCGAACGGTTTTTTGGCGACGGCGCCCGGCGTCTTGCAAACCATCCGTTCTTGACCCCGAGCCCTCGCAAACCATCCGTTCTTGACCCCGAGCCCTCGCAAACCATCCGTTCGGGCTGAGCTTGTCGAAGCCCCTGTGGGCACTTCGACAGGCTCAGTGCGAACGGTTTTTTGGCGACGGCGCCCGGCGTCTTGCAAACCATCCGTTCTTGACCCCGAGCCCTCGCAAACCATCCGTTCTTGACCCCGAGCCCTCGCAAACCATCCGTTCGGGCTGAGCTTGTCGAAGCCCCTGTGGGCACTTCGACAGGCTCAGTGCGAACGGTTTTTTGGCGACGGCGCCCGGCGTCTTGCAAACCATCCGTTCTTGACCCCGAGCCCTCGCAAACCATCCGTTCTTGACCCCGAGCCCTCGCAAACCATCCGTTCGGGCTGAGCTTGTCGAAGCCCCTGTGGGCACTTCGACAGGCTCAGTGCGAACGGTTTTTTGGCGACGGCGCCCGGCGTCTTGCGAACCATCCGTTCTTGACCCCGCGAGGCCAAGGCGCCCGCCAGCAAGCCGGCGGACCCCGATGTCCTCCCGTAGCCTGCCCGTCAGGCTCTCCAAGAATGCGCGCCAGGACTTCATCGACATCCATCACAAGGAGTGCCATCACGTGGGCAAGCGTATGGCGGTCGGGCAGGCGGCCGAGCCGGAGATTTCGCAGCCCAAGGCAGAGAGCCTGGCCTGAGCTTCAGGCACAACATCCAGGCGCGAACATGACGACGGTGCAAATCAACTTGCCCGATGAACTGGCACAGAAGGCGGCCAGCGCATCGCTGCCCGCAGCGCATCAACAGCTGCCGGATGGGCGGCAAGAAGCTCCTGCAGCGCAGGCAGCCGCGTCCTGGCCGCCTCCATGACGGGCCCGGGGGCCGCCGCGGCGGCTTGCTCCAGCGCCCCGTCTTCCAGGTCTGAGAGCACCGCGGCCAGAACGGCTGCCTGCTGCAGGTCTTTGCGGGCCTTGGCCGTGTCAGAGTGCCGCTGGGTGCTGGAGTACAGCTTGTGCCACAAGAAGCGTGCGGGGTCAGGCAGGTTGGCCGGTACGCAATGGCTGCCCGCCAGCACGGCACCGCCGCGTGGCGCCTGCAGCAGGTAGTCGAAGAACGGCACGGTCTGCGCATGCCAGGCCAGCTCGGGCACGGGCACGACGCTGCCCAGCACGGCGCCCGGCACCAGCACGTCGACCCTAAGGCCTTCTGCCCCGGGCCTCTTCACGGAGGTCGACGGTGCGCCGGACGCGAGGCCGGGCACCGGGAAGAACTCCAGAAGCGTGGCCTGCACCGTCTGCAGGAAGGAAACCGGTGCTGCCAGCTTCAGCGCTTGCCGTCGCGCCAGGTCGATGTCTTGCGTTCTGGCGGCAACAGCCACCGCGCCCAGCTCGTTGAGCAGCGACACGAAGGCCAAGGAACCGACGACTGCCAGCCCCCCGGCAAAAAGCTGCCGGTTGTGCAGCTCGACGAGCAGCCGCGCCGCGTCTTTATCGGCAACCTGCATCCCGAGTGCGCGAAGCTGCCGCACCTGGGACTGCATCCAGACAGCTGCATCCATCCGCGTCTGCATCGCCTGCAGGGCAGCGCTGTCGGATTGGCGACAGACGAAGTCTTCCACCTCCTTGCCCGCAACCGACTTGTAGCGCCGATACCAGTAGCCTTGCCCCTTGATGGATCGCAGCGTCAGGGTCCCGGGGGTGCCGGGCAGCAGCTCAAGCTCTGTCCGCGCCCGTTCCTTGACCTCGGCATACTGGGTGTGGAAGTTCAGCTCGAGGCGGCGGTAAAGGGGCGTCGCGGGCATAGGCGTTCTGCTGTGGCGGCGCGAGTCTAGCCCATCTACCCCGCTGAATTCCGCTTTGCGGGGTAGACGCGATCTTCCGGCTGGCCTGCCCCCATCCAGCAGCAAGGCCGGGCGGACTCGCTCCATCACAAGGAGTGCCATCACGTGGGCAAGCGTATGGCGGTCGGGCAGGCGGCCGAGCCGGGGATTCGCAGCCCCCGCGGGCACTTCGACAGGCTCAGTGCGAACGGTGTTTTGGCGACAGCGCCCGGCGGCCCACCGCCTGGCTTTCCCCAGCCAAGCGATGCGGTAAGGCCGGCGTGCACGTGATGACCTGCACTTTGACCCTAAACTCCTGCAGGTTGATGTCTGGGCGCAAAACCTTGCGTCTCTCACCGCCGGCAACATCGCCGCCTCTCCGCTGGGCCGCCTTTGCAGGTGAACCGGTCGGATTTCAACTGATCCTGGTTCTGCGAAAGAGCGCCTTGCCATGAAAACGCAACTCCCCCCGGCCGCTTCCGCCTTGGGCCGGCGCGTGCACCTGCTTCGATTGGGGCTGACCGCAGCGGCCTTGCTTGCAATGGCAGCCTGCGGCGGTGGCGGCGGCGATGCGGCCGGCAACGCCGCAGCCAACACCAACCCCACGGTGAGCGCGCAGGTGCAAGACCTGCAGCCCAGCGACCCGGCCGACTCCGTTGGCGTCTTCGTGCAGCTCCAGACCGCAACACCCACCAGCGGCGCCAGCGTCACCGCCGACGATGCGCGCGAGCTGGCCCAAAGCCAGTTTCTGGCCGATCTGGCTGAGGCCGCCAAGCGCCCGGCCGTCGGTGCGAGCACCGGC
This portion of the Ideonella sp. WA131b genome encodes:
- a CDS encoding type II toxin-antitoxin system RelE/ParE family toxin, which gives rise to MKPKPVVPRDKARQDVEDALRTYMAEDAEAAALGFIDALEQAYAHIGRYPATGSPRYAHELNLPGLRSWPLTRYPYLVFYVERSDRVDVWRVLHGQRDIPAWMQNPEDI
- a CDS encoding GDP-L-fucose synthase, which encodes MDAPVFVAGHRGMVGSAIVRRLAALGHRRILTAPREQLDLADQAAVRAWLQRERPTAVVLAAAKVGGIQANNSYPADFIAENLQIQLNVIDGAHRAGVQRLLFLGSSCIYPRLAPQPLREDALLTGPLEPTNEPYAVAKIAGIKLCESYNRQHGRDYRSVMPTNLYGPGDNFHPEHSHVIPALMRRFHEAAQRGDAEVVVWGSGTPMREFLHVDDMAAASVHVLHLPAEVYRQHTQPMLSHINVGTGVDCSIRELAETVARVTGYAGRLVWDASKPDGTPRKLLDVSRLAALGWRAGIPLEQGLRETYAWFCAHAAHVRG
- the gmd gene encoding GDP-mannose 4,6-dehydratase; this translates as MKKALITGVTGQDGSYLAEFLLEQGYEVHGIKRRASMFNTQRVDHIYEDPHIDNRHFVLHHGDLTDGSNLTRILQQVQPDEVYNLGAQSHVAVSFEAPEYTADVDALGTLRLLEAIRLLGLKDRTRFYQASTSELYGLVRETPQTETTPFHPRSPYGVAKLYAYWITVNYREAYGLYACNGILFNHESPRRGETFVTRKVTRGLAQVAQGLAPCLYMGNLGALRDWGHAKDYVRMQWLMLQQSQPEDYVIATGVQHSVRDFIGWTAQELGLQLRFEGEGADERAVVAAVHDAAKAPAVKPGDVVVRVDPRYFRPAEVETLLGDPAKAKRQLGWEPRITAREMCAEMAAEDLKLARRAALLRAHGHDAPVASEERGA
- a CDS encoding BrnA antitoxin family protein: MSRKPKTHPVDDDNPEWTADEAAAARRLPELPATLQAKLRGRPKSAVVKARLTVRVEPQALERWRASGPGWQTRLAALVARMAP
- a CDS encoding type II toxin-antitoxin system ParD family antitoxin, whose product is MSTMNISLPDSLKAFVDEQVSQRGYGTSSEYVRELIRRDQDRLQLRNRLLAGASSASTAPVNETYFEGLRERVRGAAQVASKTRSRS